The nucleotide window TGTTTGTTGTGAATGGGGGGTTGCCAAAGTCAGTAAAAGCTCCACTAACTGAGTCCACGTTGTAGATTCCATTACCGGAGCCTGAAGGAGGAACAAAGTCGAATGTTACGTTATTACCTACTATTCTAACCCGTACACCATTGGTCGCCCCGTTAATAGAGCTAATTCCATATACATCTGAGAAATCAAAGATGCCATTGGTAGGAGGGTTGATCTGAGCCGCTTGAGCAGATAAAGGATTAAGTACAATTGCTGATCCCACTAAGGGCAGAGCACTTAAAACTGTAAAGAGTTGCTTGTTCATGGTAATCACTGTCCACGGTTGTGTGTTTTTCTAAATCTAAGAATAATAATAATTATTAAAAAGGTCAAGGTGTTATTCACATTTTTTTGAAAAAATCTTAAAAAATAAGGCTTTAGATTAAATTTTTGACTAATTTCACGATTATTCTTGATTAAATTTCTCTTAAAATAATATTTGGCTGATTTTCAGTATATTTACTTAATTAGCGACCAAATCTTTTTTTATGCACCAATAATAAATAAATTCAACATGATCATCGAATATAGTCAATATAGGCTTTGATAGAGCAATTCTCAAATCCGAGAATTGACCGAGACTTGTGCCTCCTGCCTTTCCACCCCTGCCTCCGTAAAACTACAGTAAAATTAATCCTATAAGCAATGTCTGTAAGTTCATCTATTAATCAACGTAACCCAGTTCTACTGATTCATGGAATTTCTGATACTGTTGCCAAATTTAATGCCATGAAACGCCATCTTAATCAGTTAGGATGGGAAGTTCACAGCATCAACTTAACTCCTAATACAGGATGGATAGGATTAGATATATTAGCCAAACAAATAGCAGAGTATATTGAAACAACTTTTATGTCTTCTCAATCGATAGATTTAATTGGCTTTAGTATGGGAGGACTGGTGACTCGCTATTATTTACAGCGACTTGGAGGAATTCACCGAGTTCAACGTTATATTAGTATTTCTGCTCCTAATTATGGAACATGGATGGCTTATGGCTTACCTTTACCAGGAATTATTCAGATGCGTCCTCATAGTGAATTTCTGCAAGACTTAAACGATCATAGCGTAAACTTACTAGAAAAAATTAACTTTACTACTATTTGGACTCCTTATGATTTGATGATTCTGCCTCCTCAAAGTTCGAGAATGTGTGTGGGACAAGAAATAATTGTTCCTGTTTTAGTTCATGCTTGGATGGTAACAGATACAAGAGTTTTAAAAGTGGTGGCTGATCTTTTATTAGAACCGGTGAAAAGTTATTAAACAACGGAAAGCTACTTGATAAATATCGTATAATTTAGGTCATGAGCTAGAGAGAATATTGACTTTCTTTATCCTCATTAAACACAATAATTAAATATCTAAATCCCCATTGCCATTTGATTTGATAAGACTCAATACCCGCTTTATTTAATAAAATTTCTAATTCGTTTTTTTGAAACCCTCGCCGTACAGATAAAGGAGCATCATTTTTGACCAGGTAACTTTTTGAAAACAATTGTGTTAACAGCTTAATTGAGTAATAAGCAAGAGGATGTCTATGTAAATCACAAATGAAAAACCCTAGATTAGAGTTATTTTTCATCCATCGGAACATTTCAACTAATTGTTCGTCTGTAAAATGATGACAAAATAAAGAATTGAAAATAATATCAGGTTTTTGATGGATAACATCCCATTTTTTGTAATCTGATATATACCAATTCATCGGGAAATTTTTATAGGTTTTTTGAGCAAAGTTAATACAAGTTTCTTTAAGATCAATTCCCCCTAAATTTAAGGGAATATGTTGTTTTTTTGACCACTGGTAAATGGCATATAAATTATCTCCCCCACCGCTCCCTATTTCATAAATACTTAACTGGTTATTCATTGATGAATTGGGAGTTAATTGGAATAAATTTCTGTATTTTTTTTGAAATGCTTCCAGACCTGAAATAATGGCTCTATGTCCTCCTAGCCAAGTATTAATATATCTAAGTTCTCTAAGATTTTGATAAATATCCTCATCAGGAATATGATCAGAATCTAGCATTTCTAATTGATAAGAACGGATTTTAAGATTCATAAAATTTAGCGATACATGATATTTTTATTTTATCAAATCCGTGAGATCTTTTTTAAAATTAATAATTTTTATTACTCATTATTAATTTTATTTTAATCTAATAGGGGATTTTAGTTAGACTTTTCAATGACTGTAGTCGTCCGTCTTCGAGATGAACAACGCGATCGGCAACGTCTAAAATTCGATTATCATGAGTTACTAATAAGATAGTACATCCTTGCTTTTTAGCTAGATATTGCATCAGATTAATAACATCTCTACCAGTTTTACTATCTAAAGCAGCAGTGGGTTCATCGGCTAATACTAATTTAGGATGACTAGCTAAAGCGCGAGCGATCGCTACTCGCTGTTTTTGTCCACCTGAAAGATGTGAGGGATAATAATTAACCCGTTCTCCCAAACCAACCGCTTTTAGCATAGCAATAGATTTAGCAATGGCTTGAGATGGAGTAATATGATCGTGAAGTTCGAGGGACATCTGAACATTTTGTCGTGCCGTCAAAAAGGGTAATAAGTTATGAGCTTGAAAAATATAACCAATAGAACGACGCACTTCTACTAACTGTTTTTCACTGGCACGATTAAGTTCTTTATCTAAAATTTGCAGACTACCTTCTTGAACTGAACGCAATCCACCGATT belongs to Gloeothece citriformis PCC 7424 and includes:
- a CDS encoding DevA family ABC transporter ATP-binding protein; translation: MMKVLNKPFNTSVINIRNLNHYYGKGSLTKQVLFNVNLTINSGEVVIMTGPSGSGKTTLVSLIGGLRSVQEGSLQILDKELNRASEKQLVEVRRSIGYIFQAHNLLPFLTARQNVQMSLELHDHITPSQAIAKSIAMLKAVGLGERVNYYPSHLSGGQKQRVAIARALASHPKLVLADEPTAALDSKTGRDVINLMQYLAKKQGCTILLVTHDNRILDVADRVVHLEDGRLQSLKSLTKIPY
- a CDS encoding esterase/lipase family protein — its product is MSVSSSINQRNPVLLIHGISDTVAKFNAMKRHLNQLGWEVHSINLTPNTGWIGLDILAKQIAEYIETTFMSSQSIDLIGFSMGGLVTRYYLQRLGGIHRVQRYISISAPNYGTWMAYGLPLPGIIQMRPHSEFLQDLNDHSVNLLEKINFTTIWTPYDLMILPPQSSRMCVGQEIIVPVLVHAWMVTDTRVLKVVADLLLEPVKSY
- a CDS encoding methyltransferase domain-containing protein, translating into MNLKIRSYQLEMLDSDHIPDEDIYQNLRELRYINTWLGGHRAIISGLEAFQKKYRNLFQLTPNSSMNNQLSIYEIGSGGGDNLYAIYQWSKKQHIPLNLGGIDLKETCINFAQKTYKNFPMNWYISDYKKWDVIHQKPDIIFNSLFCHHFTDEQLVEMFRWMKNNSNLGFFICDLHRHPLAYYSIKLLTQLFSKSYLVKNDAPLSVRRGFQKNELEILLNKAGIESYQIKWQWGFRYLIIVFNEDKESQYSL